A DNA window from Theobroma cacao cultivar B97-61/B2 chromosome 5, Criollo_cocoa_genome_V2, whole genome shotgun sequence contains the following coding sequences:
- the LOC18599438 gene encoding uncharacterized protein LOC18599438 isoform X1 has translation MSVTQFAMVEELAFLVKDNLPCKHLVLSMEEAFVNFLQDDTSSDGILELEPMNSYNRLLLHRLADIFGFAHESVGEGDDRHLVLERCPETSIPSILVSDILWQCDEPQSLTTSRHLLVREEAPAVAKTELPSFELSLEAREAAYLAARERIFSMDVEEVREPVKEKPRTVPVVARRMIAHALGQKINSSSQNVNARDFKDHEGQPNELNIHDKDEVDNNLRTETYQDTVFVPGNAFSKANSNAHKHNASVVGKRNVSDKPAQKGPSDVRIPGRSRNRVNKEYSKEEHLGAAKRMFAHALGLRSAKDGVLLKSSETKAIDNK, from the exons ATGAGCGTCACCCAGTTCGCTATG GTGGAGGAATTGGCCTTTCTAGTTAAGGACAATCTTCCTTGCAAGCATCTTGTGCTCTCAATGGAAGAGGCTTTCGTTAATTTCCTTCAGGATGATACAAG CTCAGATGGGATCCTAGAGTTGGAACCCATGAATTCATATAATCGGCTTCTCCTGCATCGTCTTGCAGATATATTTGG ATTTGCTCATGAATCAGTCGGTGAAGGAGATGATCGGCATTTGGTTTTGGAACGATGCCCAGAGACATCAAT ACCTTCCATTCTTGTTAGTGATATATTATGGCAGTGTGATGAGCCTCAGTCTCTCACAACATCACGTCATTTATTAGTGAGAGAAGAAGCTCCAGCAG TAGCGAAGACGGAGTTGCCTTCTTTTGAGCTTAGTCTTGAGGCGAGAGAAGCAGCTTACTTGGCTGCTCGTGAGCGGATTTTTTCAATGGATGTTGAAGAGGTACGAGAACCTGTGAAGGAGAAGCCACGAACCGTTCCTGTTGTGGCTCGTCGAATGATTGCACATGCTTTGGGCCAAAAAATAAACTCATCCAGTCAAAATGTTAATGCCAGGGATTTTAAAGACCATGAAGGGCAACCTAATGAACTGAACATTCATGATAAGGATGAagttgataataatttgagaACCGAAACTTATCAAGATACTGTTTTTGTCCCAGGCAATGCATTCAGTAAAGCAAATAGCAATGCACATAAACATAATGCTTCAGTAGTTGGTAAGAGGAATGTTTCAGACAAACCAGCTCAAAAGGGGCCTTCTGATGTTAGGATACCTGGAAGAAGTCGAAATAGAGTTAACAAAGAGTACTCAAAAGAAGAACATCTAGGAGCCGCAAAGAGAATGTTTGCTCATGCTTTAGGTTTGCGCTCAGCTAAGGATGGTGTTCTTTTGAAAAGCAGTGAAACGAAGGCAATTGACAATAAGTAA
- the LOC18599438 gene encoding uncharacterized protein LOC18599438 isoform X2 gives MIQDGILELEPMNSYNRLLLHRLADIFGFAHESVGEGDDRHLVLERCPETSIPSILVSDILWQCDEPQSLTTSRHLLVREEAPAVAKTELPSFELSLEAREAAYLAARERIFSMDVEEVREPVKEKPRTVPVVARRMIAHALGQKINSSSQNVNARDFKDHEGQPNELNIHDKDEVDNNLRTETYQDTVFVPGNAFSKANSNAHKHNASVVGKRNVSDKPAQKGPSDVRIPGRSRNRVNKEYSKEEHLGAAKRMFAHALGLRSAKDGVLLKSSETKAIDNK, from the exons ATGATACAAG ATGGGATCCTAGAGTTGGAACCCATGAATTCATATAATCGGCTTCTCCTGCATCGTCTTGCAGATATATTTGG ATTTGCTCATGAATCAGTCGGTGAAGGAGATGATCGGCATTTGGTTTTGGAACGATGCCCAGAGACATCAAT ACCTTCCATTCTTGTTAGTGATATATTATGGCAGTGTGATGAGCCTCAGTCTCTCACAACATCACGTCATTTATTAGTGAGAGAAGAAGCTCCAGCAG TAGCGAAGACGGAGTTGCCTTCTTTTGAGCTTAGTCTTGAGGCGAGAGAAGCAGCTTACTTGGCTGCTCGTGAGCGGATTTTTTCAATGGATGTTGAAGAGGTACGAGAACCTGTGAAGGAGAAGCCACGAACCGTTCCTGTTGTGGCTCGTCGAATGATTGCACATGCTTTGGGCCAAAAAATAAACTCATCCAGTCAAAATGTTAATGCCAGGGATTTTAAAGACCATGAAGGGCAACCTAATGAACTGAACATTCATGATAAGGATGAagttgataataatttgagaACCGAAACTTATCAAGATACTGTTTTTGTCCCAGGCAATGCATTCAGTAAAGCAAATAGCAATGCACATAAACATAATGCTTCAGTAGTTGGTAAGAGGAATGTTTCAGACAAACCAGCTCAAAAGGGGCCTTCTGATGTTAGGATACCTGGAAGAAGTCGAAATAGAGTTAACAAAGAGTACTCAAAAGAAGAACATCTAGGAGCCGCAAAGAGAATGTTTGCTCATGCTTTAGGTTTGCGCTCAGCTAAGGATGGTGTTCTTTTGAAAAGCAGTGAAACGAAGGCAATTGACAATAAGTAA
- the LOC18599439 gene encoding pentatricopeptide repeat-containing protein At4g20770, with amino-acid sequence MWSKTNFVANLLQTCIDKKSILPGKVLHAYILRSNLLANTFLCNRLIELYSKCNDPTSAHHMFDQTPQKNIYSWNAVLSALCRAGNLTFARKVFEQMPERNVASWNNLISLMVKNGLQEKALDVYKLMVFEGFLPTHVTFASVLSACGSVVHLELGKRCHGLVIKIGLDKNIFVCNGLLSVYAKCGVMKEAIKVFGDIDDPNEVTFTTMMGGLGKIDGVFEALEMFRMMRRKGVQIDSVSLSAVLSACTKGGEYGEFGCYRENDRFLCSVVLGEQVHGLVVKLGFECDLYLSNSLLDMYAKNGNMKSAETIFSNLGKGSVVSWNIMIAGYGQKGQKEKAVECLRRMQCCSFEPDEVTYINMLATCSKCGDVETARRMFDSMLCPSVISWNAIISGYSQNENHKEAIELFREMQFQNVKPDRTTVAVILGSCAGMEFLEGGKQVHAASQKAALYTDNYVASGLIGMYSKCGKIKTAECIFSYVPELDIVCWNSMIAGLTLNSLDKEAFMLFKQMQQGGMLPTEFSYTAILSCCAKLSSSFQGRQVHSQIVKDGFMNYVFVGTALVDMYCKCGDIDGARKYFDKMPVRNTVTWNEMIHGYAQNGRGDEAVHLYKNMIASGEKPDGITFIAVLTACSHSGLVDLGVRIFNSMQSDYGLEPELDHYTCIIDCLGRAGHFHDAELLMDKMPYKDDPVIWEVLLSSCRVHTNVSLAQRAAEELFHLKPESSSPYVLLANIYSSLGRWDDVRAVRELMSDRQIVKDPGYSWTEDKEQDISLSVG; translated from the coding sequence ATGTGGAGTAAAACCAACTTCGTAGCTAACCTTTTGCAAACTTGCATAGACAAGAAATCTATCCTACCGGGCAAAGTCCTTCATGCTTATATTCTCCGCAGTAACCTTTTAGCCAATACTTTCCTGTGTAACCGTCTCATAGAACTCTATTCAAAATGCAACGACCCAACGTCAGCTCACCACATGTTCGACCAAACCCCTCAAAAAAACATTTATTCCTGGAATGCCGTTTTAAGTGCCCTTTGTAGAGCTGGAAACTTAACATTTGCACGTAAAGTGTTCGAACAAATGCCTGAAAGAAACGTCGCTTCATGGAATAACTTGATTAGTTTAATGGTAAAAAATGGGCTCCAGGAAAAAGCATTGGATGTTTATAAACTTATGGTTTTTGAAGGTTTTTTGCCTACCCATGTTACTTTTGCTAGTGTTTTGAGTGCCTGTGGAAGTGTTGTGCATTTGGAGCTTGGGAAGAGATGTCATGGTCTTGTTATTAAGATTGGTCTTGATAAGAATATCTTTGTCTGTAATGGGTTGTTGTCTGTTTATGCTAAATGTGGGGTTATGAAGGAAgctattaaagtttttggGGACATTGATGATCCTAATGAGGTTACTTTTACAACAATGATGGGTGGGTTAGGAAAGATTGATGGGGTTTTTGAGGCTCTGGAAATGTTTAGAATGATGCGTCGAAAAGGGGTGCAGATCGATTCTGTTTCGTTATCAGCTGTTTTGAGTGCTTGTACAAAGGGGGGAGAGTATGGTGAATTTGGTTGTTATAGAGAGAATGATAGATTTTTGTGTAGTGTAGTACTAGGGGAACAAGTACATGGTCTTGTGGTTAAGCTTGGATTTGAATGTGATCTTTATTTGAGTAACTCATTGCTTGATATGTATGCGAAGAATGGGAATATGAAGAGTGCTGAGACAATTTTTAGTAATTTGGGTAAAGGCAGTGTTGTTTCCTGGAATATTATGATAGCTGGATATGGTCAGAAAGgacaaaaagagaaagctgTAGAGTGCTTGCGAAGAATGCAGTGTTGCAGTTTTGAACCTGATGAGGTTACTTATATTAATATGCTTGCGACATGCAGCAAGTGTGGGGATGTTGAAACTGCACGTCGGATGTTTGATAGCATGTTGTGCCCAAGTGTGATTTCATGGAATGCTATAATCTCTGGCTATTCCCAGAATGAGAACCACAAAGAAGCGATAGAGCTTTTTAGGGAAATGCAGTTTCAAAATGTGAAACCTGACCGGACTACTGTGGCTGTTATCCTTGGCTCATGTGCTGGAATGGAATTTTTGGAGGGTGGAAAACAGGTCCATGCTGCCTCACAAAAGGCTGCTCTTTATACTGATAACTATGTTGCTAGTGGACTGATTGGCATGTACTCAAAGTGTGGGAAGATAAAAACGGCAGAGTGTATATTTTCTTATGTGCCGGAATTGGATATCGTCTGTTGGAATTCTATGATTGCAGGTCTTACACTCAATTCTCTAGACAAAGAAGCTTTCATGCTCTTTAAGCAAATGCAACAGGGTGGAATGTTGCCTACTGAATTCTCTTATACAGCAATACTAAGCTGTTGTGCAAaattatcttcttcatttcaaGGGAGGCAGGTCCACTCTCAGATAGTAAAAGATGGCTTTATGAATTATGTCTTTGTGGGGACTGCTCTTGTTGATATGTATTGTAAATGTGGTGACATAGATGGGGCACGAAAGTATTTTGATAAGATGCCTGTCAGAAATACTGTTACATGGAATGAGATGATACATGGTTATGCTCAGAATGGACGTGGAGATGAGGCTGTTCatttatacaaaaacatgattgcaTCAGGTGAGAAACCTGATGGCATAACCTTTATTGCTGTTTTGACTGCTTGTAGCCACTCAGGATTGGTAGATCTGGGGGTCAGAATATTCAATTCAATGCAGAGCGACTATGGGCTTGAGCCAGAATTGGATCATTATACTTGCATCATTGACTGTCTTGGCCGAGCTGGTCATTTTCATGATGCAGAGCTCCTTATGGACAAGATGCCATATAAAGATGATCCAGTCATATGGGAAGTTCTGCTTAGTTCTTGCAGAGTTCATACTAATGTCAGCTTAGCTCAACGTGCAGCAGAGGAACTCTTCCACCTGAAACCTGAGAGCTCTTCCCCTTACGTGCTTTTAGCCAATATCTATTCTTCTCTAGGAAGATGGGATGATGTCAGGGCTGTTAGAGAGCTGATGAGTGATAGACAGATTGTTAAGGATCCTGGTTATAGTTGGACTGAAGATAAAGAGCAAGATATAAGTCTATCTGTTGGGTGA
- the LOC18599440 gene encoding uncharacterized protein LOC18599440 isoform X1 produces MAQLMRAPTICFNPKLFPKHPRNRMALNANNMTSSLNNNTNNRKLPILLFDIMDTIVRDPFYHDIPAFFRMSFKELIECKHPTAWIEFENGVINEEELAGKFFKDGRPFDLEGLKNCMRRGYSYIDGIEQLLQALKQNNYEMHAFTNYPIWYKIIEDKLNISNYLSWTFCSCMYGKRKPDPYFYLAVVEHLKVDPVSCIFIDDRIKNVEAAVGIGITGLHFKNPDLLRQDLERLGVDISIDGHVSENQLKPAEGQT; encoded by the exons ATGGCTCAATTGATGAGAGCACCAACAATCTGCTTCAATCCAAAACTATTTCCTAAACACCCCAGAAACAGAATGGCTTTGAATGCCAACAACATGACCTCTTCCTTAAACAACAATACCAACAACAGGAAGCTTCCCATATTGCTCTTTGACATCATGGACACCATTGTTCGTGACCCCTTTTACCATGATATCCCCGCCTTCTTCAG AATGTCTTTCAAGGAACTAATAGAGTGCAAGCATCCAACTGCATGGATTGAGTTCGAAAATGGGGTGATTAATGAG GAGGAGCTAGCTGGAAAATTCTTTAAAGACGGAAGGCCTTTTGATTTGGAAG GCCTCAAAAATTGTATGAGAAGAGGATATTCCTACATAGATGGAATTGAACAATTGCTTCAAgcattaaaacaaaacaactaTGAGATGCATGCTTTCACAAATTACCCCATCTG GTACAAAATAATTGAGGACAAGTTAaacatttcaaattatttatccTGGACATTTTGCTCATGCATGTATG GAAAGAGGAAGCCTGACCCTTATTTCTATTTGGCTGTTGTGGAACATCTTAAGGTTGATCCTGTGAGCTGTATATTCATTGATGACAG GATCAAAAACGTTGAGGCTGCTGTAGGAATTGGCATTACTGGTCTTCATTTCAAGAACCCAGATTTACTACGTCAAGATCTTGAACGTTTGGGGGTTGACATTTCCATAGATGGACATGTAAGTGAGAACCAGCTTAAGCCTGCAGAAGGACAGACATAG
- the LOC18599440 gene encoding uncharacterized protein LOC18599440 isoform X3 produces MVRMSFKELIECKHPTAWIEFENGVINEEELAGKFFKDGRPFDLEGLKNCMRRGYSYIDGIEQLLQALKQNNYEMHAFTNYPIWYKIIEDKLNISNYLSWTFCSCMYGKRKPDPYFYLAVVEHLKVDPVSCIFIDDRIKNVEAAVGIGITGLHFKNPDLLRQDLERLGVDISIDGHVSENQLKPAEGQT; encoded by the exons ATGGTCAGAATGTCTTTCAAGGAACTAATAGAGTGCAAGCATCCAACTGCATGGATTGAGTTCGAAAATGGGGTGATTAATGAG GAGGAGCTAGCTGGAAAATTCTTTAAAGACGGAAGGCCTTTTGATTTGGAAG GCCTCAAAAATTGTATGAGAAGAGGATATTCCTACATAGATGGAATTGAACAATTGCTTCAAgcattaaaacaaaacaactaTGAGATGCATGCTTTCACAAATTACCCCATCTG GTACAAAATAATTGAGGACAAGTTAaacatttcaaattatttatccTGGACATTTTGCTCATGCATGTATG GAAAGAGGAAGCCTGACCCTTATTTCTATTTGGCTGTTGTGGAACATCTTAAGGTTGATCCTGTGAGCTGTATATTCATTGATGACAG GATCAAAAACGTTGAGGCTGCTGTAGGAATTGGCATTACTGGTCTTCATTTCAAGAACCCAGATTTACTACGTCAAGATCTTGAACGTTTGGGGGTTGACATTTCCATAGATGGACATGTAAGTGAGAACCAGCTTAAGCCTGCAGAAGGACAGACATAG
- the LOC18599440 gene encoding uncharacterized protein LOC18599440 isoform X2, which translates to MAQLMRAPTICFNPKLFPKHPRNRMALNANNMTSSLNNNTNNRKLPILLFDIMDTIVRDPFYHDIPAFFRMSFKELIECKHPTAWIEFENGVINEEELAGKFFKDGRPFDLEGLKNCMRRGYSYIDGIEQLLQALKQNNYEMHAFTNYPIWYKIIEDKLNISNYLSWTFCSCMYVSASVDVHVRERKCLLLVSDLILACVDCVTFVSVMFSQLYTLLLLSS; encoded by the exons ATGGCTCAATTGATGAGAGCACCAACAATCTGCTTCAATCCAAAACTATTTCCTAAACACCCCAGAAACAGAATGGCTTTGAATGCCAACAACATGACCTCTTCCTTAAACAACAATACCAACAACAGGAAGCTTCCCATATTGCTCTTTGACATCATGGACACCATTGTTCGTGACCCCTTTTACCATGATATCCCCGCCTTCTTCAG AATGTCTTTCAAGGAACTAATAGAGTGCAAGCATCCAACTGCATGGATTGAGTTCGAAAATGGGGTGATTAATGAG GAGGAGCTAGCTGGAAAATTCTTTAAAGACGGAAGGCCTTTTGATTTGGAAG GCCTCAAAAATTGTATGAGAAGAGGATATTCCTACATAGATGGAATTGAACAATTGCTTCAAgcattaaaacaaaacaactaTGAGATGCATGCTTTCACAAATTACCCCATCTG GTACAAAATAATTGAGGACAAGTTAaacatttcaaattatttatccTGGACATTTTGCTCATGCATGTATG TGAGTGCTAGTGTGGATGTGCATGTTCGTGAGAGGAAGTGCTTGTTGCTGGTGTCTGATCTAATTCTGGCTTGTGTTGATTGTGTTACTTTTGTATCTGTTATGTTTTCTCAGCTTTATACATTATTATTACTTTCAAGTTGA
- the LOC108662122 gene encoding major allergen Pru ar 1-like, whose translation MGVFTYESEIVTAIPPAKMFKACILDGDKLIPRIVPRAFKNVEYIEGNGEPGSIKKITFGEGSRFNYMIEKVEALDKDNFVYSYSVIEGDALMNTLEKITYETKLEPSPAGGSICKTTSKYYTIGDFEIKEEGIKAGKEKALGIFKAVEAYLLANPDAY comes from the exons ATGGGTGTTTTCACTTATGAATCTGAGATTGTTACCGCAATCCCACCAGCCAAGATGTTTAAGGCTTGTATCCTTGATGGTGACAAGCTCATCCCAAGGATCGTTCCTCGGGCTTTTAAGAATGTTGAGTATATTGAAGGCAACGGTGAGCCTGGAAGCATCAAGAAGATTACTTTTGGGGAAG GAAGCCGATTCAATTACATGATAGAGAAGGTAGAGGCACTGGACAAAGATAATTTTGTGTACAGCTACAGTGTGATCGAAGGTGATGCTTTGATGAACACACTTGAGAAAATCACTTACGAGACCAAATTGGAGCCATCTCCAGCTGGGGGATCCATATGCAAAACCACTAGTAAATATTACACCATCGGTGACTTTGAGATTAAGGAAGAGGGTATCAAGGCCGGCAAAGAAAAGGCCCTGGGAATATTCAAGGCCGTTGAAGCCTACCTCCTGGCAAATCCTGACGCTTATTGA